From Triticum aestivum cultivar Chinese Spring chromosome 4A, IWGSC CS RefSeq v2.1, whole genome shotgun sequence, a single genomic window includes:
- the LOC123088614 gene encoding uncharacterized protein yields the protein MRGRAPGLPAAPVASKDRADVATNLRSEEAPTRVLQLRGHRRPYSGLVLQGARRARGLPGFGVGPPRLGARRAQWSGRPVLKLGNQGGDFDTDDTGATSALLPALVLQRLQGKVKKATESSELARRFPNVPKAQEKGCTR from the exons ATGCGAGGACGCGCGCCTGGGCTCCCCGCAGCGCCCGTCGCGTCCAAGGACAGGGCCGACGTCGCCACCAACCTCAGGAGTGAGGAGGCTCCTACTAGGGTCCTCCAACTGCGCGGCCACCGGCGTCCCTACAGCGGTCTTGTTCTCCAAGGTGCCCGCCGTGCACGGGGCCTTCCGGGATTCGGCGTGGGCCCTCCACGCCTGGGTGCGCGGCGAGCTCAATGGTCCGGTAGACCGGTACTGAAGCTCGGGAACCAAGGAGGAGACTTTGATACTGATGACACTGGTGCAACCTCAGCACTGCTCCCTGCACTTGTCCTACAGAGACTACAGGGTAAAGTGAAGAAAGCTACGGAGAGCAGTGAATTAGCGAGGAGATTCCCTAACGTTCCCAAG GCGCAAGAGAAGGGGTGTACCAGATGA